The Rhodocytophaga rosea genome has a segment encoding these proteins:
- the cmk gene encoding (d)CMP kinase, with translation MKKIIIAIDGYSACGKSTTAKLVANKLGYIYIDTGAMYRAVTLYFLENYVSLTDPHAVVQALANIHITFIHNPHLQKNETYLNGLNVEEEIRKMYISDKVSEVSTISEVRKCMVEQQQKMGKKRGLVMDGRDIGTCVFPDAELKIFMTADMMIRAKRRQEELLEKDDMVPLDDIIKNLQMRDHIDTTRAQSPLRMADDAYLLDNTHITIDEQIDFVINLASSRMIQDRVQITSNQ, from the coding sequence ATGAAGAAAATTATTATCGCCATAGACGGATATTCAGCGTGTGGAAAGAGCACAACAGCCAAACTGGTAGCTAATAAATTAGGGTATATTTATATTGATACCGGAGCCATGTACCGGGCAGTAACCCTGTATTTTCTTGAAAATTATGTTTCTCTCACCGACCCACATGCGGTTGTTCAGGCACTGGCCAATATTCACATTACGTTTATACATAATCCGCATCTGCAAAAAAATGAAACTTACCTCAATGGTTTAAATGTTGAAGAAGAGATACGGAAAATGTACATTTCTGATAAAGTAAGTGAGGTAAGCACGATTTCAGAAGTGCGTAAGTGTATGGTGGAGCAACAGCAGAAAATGGGCAAAAAACGGGGACTTGTAATGGATGGCCGGGATATTGGTACTTGCGTATTTCCCGATGCAGAACTGAAAATATTTATGACGGCCGATATGATGATACGGGCTAAACGCAGACAGGAAGAGTTGCTGGAAAAAGATGATATGGTGCCTCTGGACGATATTATCAAAAACCTGCAAATGCGCGATCATATTGATACAACCCGTGCCCAGAGCCCCTTGCGGATGGCAGATGATGCGTATTTATTAGATAATACCCATATCACGATTGATGAACAAATTGATTTTGTAATTAACCTGGCTTCCAGCCGCATGATCCAAGACCGGGTGCAAATTACTTCCAATCAGTAG
- a CDS encoding DUF502 domain-containing protein, translating to MNSLIKYFLRGLLFIIPIGVTVYILLASIRWLDGLLALDFPGAGLVIILATVTIIGYLGSTFIAQPVFNLFERLMNRLPLVRIIYSSLKDLVSAFVGDKKKFNQPVLVTINRESNLQKLGFITQEDLHNLGLHERLAVYLPHSYNFSGDLYIVPKENITLIDATGADVMKFIVSGGVTKV from the coding sequence ATGAATAGCCTCATAAAGTATTTTTTAAGAGGATTATTGTTTATAATACCCATCGGCGTTACTGTGTATATCTTGCTGGCTTCTATCCGTTGGCTGGATGGGTTATTAGCTCTGGATTTTCCGGGAGCTGGTCTGGTAATTATACTCGCCACTGTAACCATTATTGGTTATTTAGGTTCTACATTCATTGCACAGCCTGTATTTAATCTGTTTGAACGTTTGATGAACCGCCTTCCACTGGTTCGTATTATTTATTCTTCCCTAAAAGACCTGGTTTCGGCCTTTGTAGGCGATAAAAAAAAATTTAACCAGCCAGTACTGGTCACTATAAACAGAGAATCTAATCTGCAAAAGCTGGGCTTTATCACACAGGAGGATTTACATAACCTGGGTTTACATGAAAGATTGGCGGTATACTTGCCTCATTCATATAATTTCTCTGGCGACTTATATATCGTTCCTAAAGAAAACATAACTTTGATTGATGCAACAGGGGCAGATGTTATGAAGTTTATTGTTTCCGGTGGCGTAACCAAAGTCTGA
- a CDS encoding NADH:ubiquinone reductase (Na(+)-transporting) subunit B, which translates to MKALRNLLDKQKPLFAEGGKYGKFHYLFEAAETFMFVPAHTAPAKGVQVRDAIDLKRYMMTVVIAILPTLFFGMWNVGHQHYLATGEQADFLTKFLLGAKLTLPIVIVAYTAGGIVEVIFAIMRKHAINEGFLVTGILIPLIMPVTIPLWQVALATVFAVLLAKEVFGGTGMNVLNVAMTARAFLYFAYPTEISGNIWTYLPEGSKTVDGYSGATALSILNEASAAAVDAQSGALKALEASWYPDLFSFKSMFLGTIPGCIGETSTLMCLIGAAILIATGVGNWKIIFSVFAGAWVMGLLLNVLASSGIGNAFMGVPAHYHLVMGGLAFGAVYMATDPVSASQTETGKWFYGALIGIFTVLIRVFNPAYPEGIMLAVLLMNVFAPLIDFFVVDANKKRRLKRATV; encoded by the coding sequence ATGAAAGCGTTACGCAATCTGTTAGATAAACAAAAGCCCTTATTTGCAGAAGGAGGCAAATATGGGAAGTTCCATTACCTGTTCGAGGCAGCTGAAACCTTTATGTTTGTGCCTGCCCACACTGCTCCTGCCAAAGGCGTACAAGTACGTGATGCCATAGATCTGAAAAGGTATATGATGACCGTTGTAATTGCCATTCTGCCTACCTTGTTTTTCGGGATGTGGAATGTAGGCCACCAGCATTATTTAGCTACCGGTGAGCAAGCCGATTTTCTGACGAAATTTTTGCTAGGTGCTAAATTGACTCTGCCAATTGTTATTGTGGCCTATACTGCCGGGGGTATCGTGGAGGTTATTTTTGCCATCATGCGCAAACATGCTATCAACGAAGGCTTCCTGGTAACCGGTATCCTGATTCCGCTGATCATGCCGGTAACTATTCCCTTATGGCAGGTAGCCTTAGCCACCGTTTTTGCAGTATTGCTTGCAAAAGAAGTGTTTGGAGGAACCGGTATGAACGTACTGAATGTAGCTATGACGGCCCGTGCCTTCCTGTACTTTGCCTATCCTACAGAAATTTCCGGTAACATCTGGACGTATTTGCCAGAAGGTTCAAAAACCGTTGACGGCTATTCTGGTGCTACAGCTTTATCTATACTAAATGAAGCATCGGCTGCTGCAGTAGATGCACAATCCGGCGCTCTTAAAGCACTGGAGGCTTCCTGGTATCCTGACCTGTTCTCTTTCAAGAGTATGTTCCTGGGTACGATTCCAGGTTGTATCGGAGAAACTTCTACCCTGATGTGTTTAATTGGAGCTGCTATTTTGATTGCGACTGGTGTAGGAAACTGGAAAATTATATTCAGTGTATTTGCAGGTGCCTGGGTAATGGGCTTACTATTAAATGTATTAGCATCCAGTGGTATTGGTAATGCGTTTATGGGTGTACCTGCTCACTATCATCTGGTAATGGGGGGCCTTGCTTTTGGTGCTGTATATATGGCTACTGATCCTGTTTCTGCCTCACAAACTGAAACCGGAAAATGGTTTTATGGTGCATTAATCGGTATATTTACTGTACTGATCCGGGTATTTAACCCGGCTTATCCGGAGGGAATTATGTTGGCTGTATTGCTGATGAACGTATTTGCCCCTCTTATTGATTTCTTCGTAGTAGATGCTAACAAAAAAAGGAGATTAAAACGTGCGACAGTCTAA
- the nqrC gene encoding NADH:ubiquinone reductase (Na(+)-transporting) subunit C has protein sequence MRQSNLYIILYTAGLTVLCGVLLAVAAEGLKPQQQANIALEQKRNILTTVLTLDENANITELYEKRVKAYVVKPDGSVDEGKKVEEISIVDEYKKPADQRLLPIYEVVSESDPNKAEFYVLPVYGYGLWNNIWGFVSLKSDLSTINGVSYAHAGETPGLGARITTEEIQQRYTGKKIFEGSNLVSVQMMKGEGNDYSDSPHKVDGMSGATLTAKGINNMLMDYFKSYENFFKAKMNNKQAINLK, from the coding sequence GTGCGACAGTCTAATTTATATATCATTCTCTATACAGCCGGGCTTACCGTATTATGCGGGGTTTTACTGGCTGTGGCCGCTGAAGGTCTAAAACCGCAACAACAGGCTAATATCGCTCTGGAACAGAAAAGAAATATTCTGACTACCGTATTAACCCTGGATGAAAATGCTAATATCACTGAGTTGTATGAGAAACGGGTAAAAGCCTATGTGGTAAAACCAGATGGCAGTGTAGATGAAGGTAAAAAAGTAGAAGAGATAAGCATTGTGGATGAGTACAAAAAACCGGCTGATCAGCGTTTGCTTCCAATATATGAAGTAGTAAGTGAATCAGATCCGAATAAAGCCGAATTTTATGTATTGCCCGTATATGGCTATGGGTTATGGAATAACATCTGGGGATTTGTTTCTTTAAAAAGCGATCTTTCTACTATTAATGGGGTGAGCTATGCACATGCCGGTGAAACCCCTGGTCTGGGTGCCCGTATTACCACTGAGGAAATTCAGCAGCGGTATACAGGTAAAAAAATATTTGAAGGAAGTAACCTGGTATCTGTTCAGATGATGAAAGGCGAAGGAAACGATTATTCTGATAGTCCGCATAAAGTAGATGGCATGTCCGGGGCTACTCTTACAGCCAAAGGAATTAACAATATGCTCATGGATTATTTCAAGTCCTACGAAAATTTCTTCAAGGCTAAAATGAACAATAAACAAGCAATCAACTTAAAGTAA
- a CDS encoding ABC transporter ATP-binding protein, with the protein MNQEQKSGKIFDVVVIKRLFVFMKPYTRQFVLLIFLIILLAALVPATPLLIQYTIDNYIVQANYSGLHIMVAVMIGLLLIQSVMQYYNTYLSGWLGQHIIRDIRIALYKHLLQLRLKFYDNTPIGRLVTRTISDIETLSDVFSEGLAAIAGDILQLIVILAVMFSIDWRLTLISLCMLPLLLLSTYIFKEKIKDSFNEVRTAVSNLNSFVQEHITGMSIVQIFNSEQAEFKKFNEINREHKRANLKSVLYYSVYYPVAEVISAACTGLLVWYGARGILNEDITAGTLTAFIMFISMFFRPIRMIADRFNTLQLGIVSTDRILKLLDSKEFITNEGSFRPTDMKGEVKFEHVWFAYNNEEYVLKDISLHVKAGETLALVGATGAGKSSVINLLSRFYEINKGHIYIDNVDLQEYELNALRDKIGVVLQDVFLFSDTIMQNITLGNPAITREKVLEAAELVGARKFIERLPDGFDYNVMERGATLSVGQRQLISFVRAMVYDPKIIVLDEATSSVDTETEEMIQQAIEKLMRGRTSIVIAHRLSTIQKANKIIVLDKGEIKEQGTHEELLAKEGFYTQLYRMQYKEVV; encoded by the coding sequence ATGAACCAGGAACAAAAGAGCGGAAAAATATTCGACGTTGTTGTGATAAAAAGGCTGTTTGTGTTTATGAAACCCTATACCAGACAGTTTGTTTTACTAATCTTTCTCATCATTCTTCTGGCCGCTTTAGTACCTGCTACGCCGCTTCTCATTCAGTATACCATTGATAATTATATTGTACAGGCCAATTATAGCGGCCTTCACATTATGGTGGCTGTAATGATCGGCCTGCTGCTGATACAGTCGGTGATGCAGTATTACAACACCTATTTATCCGGGTGGCTGGGACAACATATAATCCGCGATATACGCATCGCCCTCTATAAACATTTGCTCCAGCTCCGGCTCAAATTCTACGACAATACCCCAATTGGCCGGCTGGTTACCCGTACGATTTCCGATATAGAAACGCTGTCGGATGTGTTCAGCGAAGGACTGGCGGCTATTGCCGGCGATATTCTGCAACTGATCGTTATTCTGGCGGTGATGTTTAGCATCGACTGGCGGCTTACCCTGATCAGTTTATGTATGCTTCCCCTGCTGCTGCTGAGTACCTATATTTTTAAGGAAAAAATTAAAGATTCCTTCAATGAAGTACGTACAGCCGTTTCCAACCTGAATTCATTTGTGCAGGAACACATCACCGGAATGAGCATTGTACAGATTTTTAATAGCGAGCAGGCAGAATTTAAAAAATTCAATGAGATCAACAGGGAACACAAACGGGCCAACCTGAAATCAGTTTTGTATTATTCGGTATATTATCCGGTAGCTGAGGTGATTTCAGCTGCTTGTACGGGTTTATTAGTGTGGTACGGCGCCAGAGGTATTTTAAATGAAGATATAACCGCCGGTACGCTTACGGCTTTCATTATGTTTATTTCCATGTTTTTCCGGCCCATCCGCATGATTGCCGACCGGTTTAACACCCTGCAATTAGGCATCGTAAGCACCGACCGTATTTTGAAACTACTGGACAGCAAAGAGTTTATCACTAATGAAGGTTCGTTCCGGCCCACAGATATGAAGGGAGAAGTTAAATTTGAGCATGTCTGGTTTGCCTATAACAATGAAGAGTATGTACTGAAAGATATTTCCTTGCATGTAAAAGCCGGTGAAACCTTAGCACTCGTGGGCGCAACTGGAGCCGGGAAATCTTCAGTGATTAACCTGCTGAGCCGTTTTTATGAAATTAACAAGGGACATATTTACATAGATAACGTAGACCTGCAGGAATATGAATTAAATGCCTTGCGGGATAAAATTGGCGTGGTATTACAAGACGTATTTCTGTTCTCAGATACCATTATGCAGAACATTACCCTCGGTAATCCGGCTATTACCAGGGAAAAAGTATTGGAAGCTGCCGAACTGGTAGGAGCCAGGAAATTTATCGAACGGCTGCCGGATGGCTTTGATTATAACGTGATGGAACGGGGGGCTACGCTTTCTGTAGGGCAAAGGCAATTGATTTCATTTGTGCGGGCGATGGTATACGACCCCAAAATTATTGTACTCGACGAGGCTACCTCCTCGGTGGATACCGAAACTGAAGAAATGATTCAGCAGGCCATCGAAAAGCTCATGCGTGGCCGGACTTCCATTGTGATTGCCCACCGCTTGTCTACGATTCAAAAAGCCAATAAAATTATTGTACTGGATAAAGGAGAGATCAAAGAACAAGGTACCCATGAGGAATTGCTGGCGAAAGAAGGCTTTTATACGCAGTTGTACCGGATGCAGTATAAGGAAGTAGTATGA
- the nqrE gene encoding NADH:ubiquinone reductase (Na(+)-transporting) subunit E yields MEGLISIGVRSIFIDNMIFAYFLGMCSYLAVSKNVKTAFGLGMAVIFVLGMTVPLNWLILNYVLNPGVLAWTGISALATVDLSFLSFIVFISVIAAFTQLTEMAVEKFSPALYGALGIFLPLIAVNCSIMGGALFMQGRPYNFAEATVFGFGSGIGWMLAIVALAAIREKLKYSNVPKPLRGLGITFIIVGLMSLGFLSFMGFAI; encoded by the coding sequence ATGGAAGGTTTAATTAGTATTGGCGTTCGCTCTATTTTTATAGATAATATGATTTTTGCCTACTTCCTGGGTATGTGTTCATACCTGGCAGTATCCAAAAATGTAAAAACTGCTTTTGGCTTGGGAATGGCTGTTATATTCGTATTGGGTATGACTGTTCCCTTAAACTGGCTAATCTTGAATTATGTGCTGAATCCTGGCGTACTTGCCTGGACAGGCATATCAGCCCTGGCAACGGTAGACTTAAGTTTTCTAAGCTTCATTGTATTTATTTCAGTAATTGCCGCTTTTACACAGCTTACAGAAATGGCTGTAGAGAAATTCTCTCCGGCTTTATACGGTGCTTTAGGTATTTTCCTTCCATTGATCGCTGTAAACTGCTCTATTATGGGAGGTGCTCTTTTCATGCAAGGCCGCCCGTATAATTTTGCGGAAGCTACTGTGTTCGGATTTGGTTCTGGCATTGGCTGGATGCTGGCTATTGTTGCCTTAGCTGCTATCCGCGAAAAGCTGAAATATTCTAATGTGCCTAAACCCTTGAGAGGATTAGGAATTACGTTTATTATTGTAGGCTTGATGTCTCTTGGCTTTCTGAGCTTTATGGGCTTTGCCATATAG
- a CDS encoding 4-hydroxy-3-methylbut-2-enyl diphosphate reductase, with translation MKVTIDKNSGYCFGVEYAIQMAEDEMEHSNTLYCLGDIVHNSMEVKRLHDKGLRIISREQLEELRDCKVLIRAHGEPPETYELALRNNIELIDASCPVVLKLQNRVKHAFDKIQPDKGQVVIYGQKGHAEVIGLTGQTNNEAIVVTTEEDLAQVDFSRPVSFFSQTTKSTKGFYKMKALIEEKIKEANPQAPADYLDANDSICRQVSNREPQLQKFSHEHDVILFVSGKKSSNGKALYGVCKIENPRSYFIENEQEIEPAWFEGATSVGICGATSTPMWLMEQVARHVENIDSVATF, from the coding sequence ATGAAAGTAACGATTGATAAAAATTCAGGATATTGTTTCGGAGTGGAATATGCCATTCAAATGGCCGAAGATGAAATGGAACACAGCAATACGCTCTATTGCTTGGGTGATATTGTACACAATAGCATGGAAGTGAAACGGCTGCATGACAAAGGCCTACGAATCATCAGCCGGGAACAGTTAGAGGAATTGAGGGATTGTAAAGTGCTGATCCGGGCGCATGGCGAACCACCGGAAACTTACGAACTGGCCTTACGCAATAATATTGAATTAATAGATGCTTCCTGTCCGGTTGTATTAAAACTACAGAACCGGGTAAAACATGCTTTCGACAAAATACAGCCAGACAAAGGGCAGGTAGTGATTTATGGCCAAAAGGGACATGCCGAAGTAATTGGGCTTACCGGGCAAACCAATAATGAAGCCATTGTTGTAACTACAGAAGAAGATCTGGCGCAGGTAGATTTTTCCAGGCCTGTATCTTTTTTCAGCCAGACAACCAAAAGCACCAAAGGCTTTTACAAGATGAAAGCCCTCATCGAAGAGAAAATTAAAGAAGCCAATCCACAGGCACCGGCTGATTACCTGGATGCCAACGACAGCATTTGCCGGCAGGTTTCTAACCGGGAACCTCAACTGCAAAAATTCTCCCATGAACACGATGTTATTCTGTTTGTAAGTGGTAAAAAAAGTTCTAATGGGAAGGCATTGTATGGGGTATGTAAGATTGAAAACCCCAGAAGCTATTTTATTGAGAACGAACAGGAAATTGAACCGGCCTGGTTTGAAGGCGCAACAAGTGTAGGAATATGCGGAGCCACTTCTACGCCTATGTGGCTGATGGAACAAGTAGCCCGGCATGTAGAAAACATTGATTCGGTGGCTACATTTTAA
- a CDS encoding thioredoxin family protein, with protein sequence MKILTILFLFLSALLSVPDGVQTGGKIENFTLPNAISKQPVSLSDYASEKGVVLIFTSNYCPYSKLYEDRIIKLANQFEGQGVKFLLINSNTSVDNIDDTVEEMARHAREKGLKMPYLADKEHTVRAKLGATKTPEAFVLQNTGNGTFILKYRGAIDDNPQVPDVVSAFYLKDAITAIINKKNLSLMEKRPIGCMIKKD encoded by the coding sequence ATGAAAATACTTACAATCTTATTCCTCTTTTTATCAGCCCTACTATCTGTACCGGATGGCGTACAGACAGGTGGTAAAATAGAGAATTTTACCTTGCCCAATGCCATCAGCAAACAGCCGGTATCTTTGTCGGATTATGCCAGTGAGAAAGGAGTAGTACTTATATTTACCAGCAACTATTGCCCGTATTCCAAATTATACGAAGATAGAATTATTAAGCTGGCTAATCAGTTTGAAGGGCAGGGAGTTAAATTCCTGCTGATTAATTCCAATACATCTGTAGATAATATTGATGATACTGTTGAAGAAATGGCCAGGCACGCCCGGGAGAAAGGATTAAAAATGCCCTATCTGGCAGATAAAGAACATACAGTACGTGCTAAACTGGGGGCTACTAAAACACCCGAAGCATTTGTACTGCAAAATACCGGAAATGGCACTTTTATTCTCAAGTATAGAGGAGCTATCGACGATAATCCACAGGTACCAGATGTAGTTTCTGCCTTTTATTTGAAAGATGCCATTACTGCTATTATCAATAAGAAAAACCTGAGCCTGATGGAAAAAAGACCTATCGGCTGTATGATTAAAAAAGATTAG
- a CDS encoding NADH:ubiquinone reductase (Na(+)-transporting) subunit D, whose translation MSTQVEEKKAAPAVKEKSEGLFSQKNRKLLVDPLNSNNPITVQVLGICSALAVTIQIQTALVMALGLTFVTAFSNLFISLIRDSIPARIRIIVQLAIVSVWVIILDQFLRAYMYDVAKGLSVYVGLIITNCIVMGRLEAYAMANKPWPSFLDGIGNGLGYGAILLTVAFFRELFGSGSLLGYKVFAAAGLPFQGNGLMLLPAGACIIVGLIIWAQRAYNKHYEE comes from the coding sequence ATGAGTACACAAGTGGAAGAGAAAAAAGCAGCTCCGGCTGTGAAAGAAAAAAGCGAAGGCTTGTTTTCCCAAAAAAACCGCAAGCTGCTAGTTGATCCACTCAATTCCAATAATCCAATTACGGTACAGGTATTAGGTATATGTTCGGCTCTGGCTGTTACTATACAGATACAAACCGCGCTGGTAATGGCACTGGGATTAACATTTGTAACTGCTTTTTCAAACCTGTTTATATCTCTGATCAGAGATAGTATTCCGGCCCGGATTCGTATTATCGTGCAATTAGCTATCGTATCAGTTTGGGTAATTATATTAGACCAATTTTTACGGGCGTATATGTATGATGTGGCCAAAGGATTATCTGTATACGTAGGATTAATTATTACCAACTGTATTGTAATGGGCCGCCTGGAAGCTTATGCGATGGCAAATAAGCCGTGGCCTTCTTTTCTGGATGGAATTGGTAATGGACTGGGGTATGGAGCTATCTTATTAACAGTGGCTTTTTTCCGTGAATTATTTGGTTCAGGTTCTCTTCTGGGTTATAAAGTATTCGCGGCTGCTGGACTTCCTTTTCAGGGAAATGGATTAATGCTTCTGCCTGCCGGAGCCTGTATCATTGTAGGGTTGATCATCTGGGCGCAACGGGCTTATAATAAACATTACGAAGAATAA
- a CDS encoding 3-phosphoshikimate 1-carboxyvinyltransferase, whose amino-acid sequence MIDLQHITLHKPVSAIQASILLPASKSESNRALIIDALSGYKCTLHNLSEARDTQTMQRLLHSAEQTLDVIDAGTTMRFLTAYIAATNQDKILTGTARMCERPISILVDALQKLGAEITYLKNEGFPPIHIKGIRPSGVHQIEIRGDVSSQYISALLMIAPVLPQGLTLILTGNIGSRPYIEMTIKQMANFGIDVSWEGNTILVKKQTYQPATFWVESDWSGASYWYSIAALAPQADIELKGLKKDSLQGDSAISGIMKNLGVHTTNVEGGVRLTKTPSQKRVAVDFTHCPDLAQTVAVLCAANHIHLTLTGIESLKIKETDRVKALQQELSKFGATLQEVKPETYELTRTADWQQPEYPIEIDTYDDHRMAMAFAPLALLYPIIIQHPKVVVKSYPRFWDDLKKAGFSIQ is encoded by the coding sequence ATGATTGATTTACAACACATCACCCTCCACAAACCAGTTAGCGCCATTCAGGCAAGTATTCTTTTACCGGCATCCAAAAGTGAAAGTAACCGGGCATTGATTATAGATGCTTTAAGCGGCTATAAATGTACCTTACATAACTTATCTGAAGCCCGTGATACGCAAACCATGCAGCGCTTGCTACATAGTGCAGAACAGACGTTAGACGTAATTGATGCAGGAACCACCATGCGTTTTCTGACAGCTTATATTGCTGCCACCAACCAGGATAAAATATTAACCGGAACTGCCCGGATGTGTGAACGGCCCATTTCCATTCTGGTAGATGCCTTACAGAAATTAGGTGCAGAAATTACGTATCTGAAAAATGAAGGATTTCCTCCTATTCATATCAAGGGAATCCGTCCCTCGGGAGTACACCAGATTGAAATACGGGGAGATGTGAGCAGCCAGTATATTTCTGCCTTGCTGATGATAGCACCAGTATTGCCTCAGGGGTTAACTTTAATACTTACAGGAAACATTGGTTCCAGGCCATATATTGAAATGACTATCAAACAGATGGCTAATTTTGGAATTGATGTTTCCTGGGAGGGCAATACGATTCTTGTGAAAAAGCAAACCTATCAGCCAGCTACCTTCTGGGTAGAATCTGACTGGTCGGGGGCGAGTTACTGGTATAGTATTGCGGCACTCGCCCCACAGGCAGATATCGAATTGAAAGGATTGAAAAAAGATTCTCTGCAGGGAGATAGTGCCATTTCCGGAATTATGAAAAACTTAGGGGTTCATACTACCAATGTAGAAGGCGGTGTGCGCTTAACCAAAACACCATCTCAAAAAAGAGTGGCCGTTGATTTTACCCATTGTCCGGATCTTGCCCAGACAGTTGCCGTATTATGTGCGGCCAACCATATTCACCTTACCTTAACCGGTATTGAAAGCCTGAAAATAAAAGAGACAGACCGGGTAAAAGCACTGCAGCAGGAATTAAGCAAATTCGGAGCGACCTTACAGGAGGTAAAACCTGAAACCTATGAACTTACCCGTACTGCTGACTGGCAACAACCCGAATATCCAATTGAAATAGATACCTATGATGACCACCGGATGGCCATGGCTTTTGCACCACTGGCTTTATTGTATCCCATTATTATTCAGCATCCAAAAGTAGTAGTTAAATCTTATCCCAGGTTCTGGGATGATCTGAAAAAAGCAGGTTTTAGCATACAATAA
- a CDS encoding Na(+)-translocating NADH-quinone reductase subunit A, which produces MSKTVKLNRGLDIKLVGKAEKRIAESPQPDTFAIRTADFIGLKRSKSLVNEGDIVKAGTPLFYDKKNEKIKFPSPVSGEVVEVLRGEKRKLLQIKILADKKIEYLEFPKYSASQIESLSRESVLDALTTSGVWINFIQRPFAIVANPNDTPKHIFISAFDSSPLAPDYSFIFQGEESYFLTGLNVLKKLTPGKVHLNIKGDAESSSAVEKATGIQVNKFYGPHPAGNVGIQIHHISPINKGDTVWTLTPYGVIQIGKLFAEGRYDASKIVALAGSEVKSPAYYRTYTGANIKNIVANNIKGTNVRYISGNVLTGEKIAADGYLGFYHNMITVIPEGNYSEFLGWITPDPKKYSFHKAFGLFSFLSPNKEYVLDTNLHGEERPFVQTGAMEKVLPMDIYPVLLLKAILANDYDGMEALGIYEVAEEDFALCEFIDVSKNDIQAMIREGINMIQQS; this is translated from the coding sequence ATGTCAAAAACAGTTAAGCTGAATAGAGGTCTGGATATAAAATTAGTTGGTAAAGCAGAAAAGAGAATCGCAGAAAGTCCGCAACCTGATACATTTGCCATCCGAACAGCAGATTTTATTGGGTTAAAACGATCAAAGTCCTTAGTAAACGAAGGCGATATTGTAAAAGCCGGAACACCTCTCTTTTACGACAAGAAAAATGAAAAAATCAAGTTTCCATCCCCGGTCAGTGGTGAAGTAGTAGAAGTTCTAAGGGGAGAAAAGCGCAAACTGTTACAAATAAAAATTCTGGCTGACAAAAAGATAGAATACCTGGAGTTTCCCAAATATTCAGCCTCCCAGATCGAGAGTTTATCCAGAGAATCTGTACTCGATGCCTTAACAACCAGTGGTGTATGGATTAATTTTATTCAGCGTCCATTTGCCATTGTTGCCAACCCGAACGATACGCCTAAACACATATTTATTTCTGCTTTCGATTCCAGTCCATTAGCGCCAGATTACAGCTTTATCTTTCAAGGTGAAGAATCCTATTTTTTAACCGGATTAAACGTGTTAAAAAAACTGACGCCAGGCAAAGTTCACCTCAATATTAAAGGAGATGCTGAATCTTCATCCGCAGTAGAGAAAGCAACTGGTATACAGGTAAATAAATTCTATGGTCCTCACCCGGCTGGTAACGTAGGAATTCAGATCCACCACATCAGCCCTATTAATAAAGGCGATACTGTCTGGACTTTAACTCCATATGGTGTAATCCAGATTGGAAAATTGTTCGCCGAAGGCCGTTATGATGCTTCAAAAATTGTTGCTTTGGCAGGTTCCGAAGTGAAAAGTCCGGCGTATTACCGAACCTATACCGGGGCAAATATTAAAAATATTGTAGCGAACAATATCAAAGGTACGAATGTTAGGTATATATCAGGTAATGTGCTGACAGGAGAAAAAATTGCCGCTGACGGATACCTGGGATTTTACCACAATATGATTACTGTGATTCCTGAAGGCAACTACTCAGAATTCTTAGGCTGGATTACGCCTGATCCGAAAAAATATAGTTTCCACAAAGCTTTTGGCTTATTCTCTTTCCTTTCTCCTAACAAAGAATATGTATTAGATACCAACCTGCATGGGGAGGAGCGCCCGTTTGTACAAACTGGTGCGATGGAAAAAGTATTGCCCATGGACATTTATCCAGTGTTGCTGTTAAAAGCAATTCTGGCTAATGATTATGATGGAATGGAAGCTCTGGGAATTTATGAAGTAGCGGAAGAAGATTTTGCCCTGTGTGAGTTTATTGATGTATCGAAAAATGATATTCAGGCCATGATCCGGGAAGGAATAAATATGATTCAACAAAGTTAG